The following DNA comes from Populus trichocarpa isolate Nisqually-1 chromosome 19, P.trichocarpa_v4.1, whole genome shotgun sequence.
GCTTGCTAAGGGCAAGCTCATGGATGTGCCTTGACAAAATGGACCAGGCGAGCTGGcctttgcctctttttttttctaattcttttttaaattaatgattttcttatggttttttcttttttttttaatttatatttaaattagtatcaattctctctttcattttgtttcgagagcctcttttaaatgacaattatttttttagttatgcatttaaatttgaaaagtttttctgattcatctataattttttttttatcttttgtatgaatgaactttattttttaaaataaaaaaaaatattttcaaataataatatgtgAAGCCTTACAtggtgtttttttccttttattttattcgatcaatttaatttgtgtctctatttctattatcatttacttaaataagaaaattattttaataaacaagtttaGCAAACACAACCAGATGAATGTTTTGTCttttgagattaaatatctttatctacatctatctcttgattttccaaactttatttttaagtatcgttaataactttttatttattttattacatgtatacataatagtttttatttaaacttagattttttaaactacaTAAATGTGTTGAAAAATCTtgcatatataattgttttatacaaaataaaaatatttgactcATGATAAAACATGGGTCTCATAACTAATATTTAATGATACAGTGTAAgtctgttttaaaaaatatgtctagataatataaaaaaaaacatcaaatttgatatattttcaaacctaGAGTATTTAAAAATGCAATTGAAATACATTAGCTGTcaaaatataaagtaaaaaaaaaaagagaaataataataataaaaaaagtattgaagAACACCACATTTTGGTTTACACAgtgtattcttttcttttttcttttttccttttagaatgaaaatgaatttcattataaaataaaattctttaaatcatttcattaaaaattgattgtttacaataaaataagataCAAAATAAGAGGCTATATATTTGGTATTAATTACAACTCATAAGAAAATGTTTCtttcattgttattaaatttatttaatggaTCAACTTGGATCAATTTAGTGTCTCATTAATAGATATAATTCAAGTTGGGTTGCATATTAAATCAGATgaaaattaatccaattaatccaattaattaatttataactcGATTAACTAAGTTAAAACTCGAGTAAAATTtggtttagttattttaaaaatataaaataatattattttaaattaatctaaattaatttaagttaataaaGTAATATGAGCAGAGTTATGAATCGTAAGTTTCTTCCATGGATTTATATAATGATAGCTTCAAATCTGATGAattaaaagaagtaaaaattCTCTCACAATACTAGGCCCAGGCCCAGGCCCAATATTTACTGAATGGCGTTTCTCAAATGATGTCTATTTCAAGCCATTTTTGGGCATTTTCAAGTATTTGGTGGAGTATTagagaattaataaaaatgtaaaagggTATGACGAAGGAGTGTTAAGAAATATTCtgtgttaattttcaatttctactttctttatttataataaaacttaCTATAAACACTGcaaaattacatttaaaatatcacttatttaatatttaaatctttgtcatttatttttatcatagaaattaatacaaacagatttttaaatcttttggaataaaattaatatattattttaagcatttcataagaattaattaaaaaaaggtcgCGGGTTTGAATACTGGAattgattaataataaaataacaataattgttcttaaggcaaaaaaaaaaacaggtatcTACGTGCCTGAGTGGTTAGGaaagtttaatttctttcaaagtTTAACTAGTTGTCgttcattcttttgttttttgttttttgttttttgtttttggtaaactttattattttatttctatccttcaattctttgttctttcaatttcatcatttaactttttttcttatttttttaatcataaattaagtaaataataatttaaaaaataaatctaaaccTAGTTGAGTCCATGACCTTGATCACAAGTTTGACGATTTAAACCGCAAAGTCTGGCTCGATTtaataaattgttatttcaatattttttttaaaaaaatttttattttaaacttttttaaaaaaatatttgatttatttagaattggtcttcataatatattttggtttagtttctgtaggattaatttgttttcatttattttttatagggttattataaTCTTATAATCTAGGTCGATCtaataactataaataaaaaaagaggaaaatataaaagaaaaaataatagggGAATAAGGTTTTTTGGATCATGGCATCCGTATATCATCTCTTTCGAAATCAAACCTCAGTTAAattagagtgtgtgtgtgtttgtgtccAAGAATATTTAAAGGCGATTGTCAAGCTCACATGGTGAGAAAACTGAATTGAAAGCTAGGGCTCCTGAGATTCAAAGAAGGTTTTGATGGACTTCGACTCTTTAGTTTTTATAGCAAACGTCAAATCAGTTCTCGAATTATTTAATGATTCtcaattttagtttattaaaacttttagtttttttattgattctttaattaataattttctttaattatatcttttcatctcaattttttacaattttttggccaaaaaattgtaaaacaaatttaaagatcAAACCCAGAAGGAGATAAATCAAGAGAAGGGAAGGATTTCCAAAGATAAATTGTTGGTCCACTAAATTACTCTTTGCACTTGTAAGGAAATcacaaggtaaaaaaaaaaaatgtcctaAAGAACATAGCATAATGGCAAAGAGTTTGAGATCTGCATaacaggtctcgagttcgagtcagggcgtgcattTCTTGTAAGAGTCTGGaacagccggggttttactcgctcatctGGACCCACAAAGTACGCTTTCTAGAGGGTATGGTTTTctcgaattcaaaaaaaaaaaagtttgagctaaaaaaacaaatactctcTTAATTAAGAAGCCTAATTTTACATTAgtgattatcaatttaatttataacgtAACAACGTGGGCAATATTACTTCTCTATCCTACTAAGTATTAGATTTAATCCTCTTAATATCTGATTGATTATGATTCTAGAGTTCTatccaggtaaaaaaaataaaaataaaattgtgtgtGCCTTACAATTAATTCCTCCTGCAGCACACTCAAGAAAGTTCATATATGAATAAATGACCTTGATTTTTTAAGACTTTCTctagaaaaattgtttttgtttttagtattgcagtaatttttgtttttgagtgcATATTGAAAacgtgttttatttgaaaaaaacatcaaaataatatatatatatatatatatatatatatatatatatatatatatatatatatatagacattatCTCTTAATCTCTTGGAATGTGACTAGTTAAAAATCAAGCGtaaccttatttatttatagtagTTAAAAGAGACACCGTATGagtataaaataaacaataaaaggaTAACATTGGGCATTTGTTCTATGCAAAaacttttatagaaaaaaatattttttcaattttttgtatttatttttcataaaatattttgtaggaaaattaattagtgtaaaataacttatataaaatctttaaatttaattttttttaaaaaaatatattcttaactCATAGagttttatgaaatattttacaCCAATAATTCACTCATAATGTTGTACAAATAAAGAATTCTTGACCAATCAAAATTTTTCGtgtgtcatttttattttatttttattttttcatgaaaaataaatcatctttTATGTATTTACGATATCTTATCATAAATATGATATcccataaataaaaatcaattaataaaataatatcatgtggcattaataaaaaacttgagttcACCtataaatttctataaaaaaacggCTTCACCGAAATTCATCTTAGAACAATAGTCACAAATTCGAGTCCTCTTATGACTActagaagcttacatggtcgttaacttcatggTCTAGCtataagattagtcgaggtgcgcgcaagttaACCCGAatactcacgttaataaaaaaaatcatcttggaACATGTTTGAGAGAGTGATATTGTGGTTGtagttcaaagtgctttttcgcttgaaaatatatcgtaataatattttgaaatttatttttaatattagtatatcaaaataatttaaaaattaaaaaaaaaatttcttgaaataGTTGTTGTGATGTAAAACACAAACTTAGTTTTTCATGCTGCCTAAGTCCACCGACAAACAGTGTAAGGAAACGTCTTCTAAGGTCTACCATCAACAGTGTTGCCTCTCCACATGCATTgctaatcctataaaaaaatgttgaactGATCAAatgtgaaataatatatataaatatttgaggggaaattgaaaccaaaattaattaaaatgagagaaaagtaggatattgatttaaaataaaaagtaaaataaaataaaataaaaagttgatgaattttttatctatgttttatctcaaattaattGGGGCAAGTTGATTTAGGTTTTTGACTGGGTCAGGTCGGATCCAtcgttctttatttttcttaaacccaaaCTAGTCCAAGCCTCGGGTTGGCCAGATCCTATCTAATGTctatcaaacacaaaaaaaaatatatatattattcaatccAGTTCAAAgcatcaaattcaagaaaagacaattatttttttagtccaaTATTGTTCATCATACTAAACATTACATAAAGGATTGAGATGGTGCTCATTAAGCTatgtatatttcttttcttaacgttcaagttcaaattttaagggaattttttttatgcaccATAAGTTTACttctaattaatattgtttgagaagatgattgaattttaattgatgcatgaaaataaacaaatatgctTGAGGGGTGTATTTgtataatgttttaaattacttcaagaaattatttttcaaatgattttaatatattaaaatctccgtacaaaacattaaatttgatgatttttttaaatataaaataatttttataaaactattgcATTGTATATATTATGAACGAAATAACATTTAGATCCTACTATAtatgtttataaattaaacATCTTTGGACCTAACTTGTAACAATGGCAATGATTACTGAAGATCTTGCCTTtataaaaaagcaaattgaTTATCTCAAACCTAAGGGATAAAAATGAATTACAAGGGAAACATGTTTATCCCTATTTTTCCTATAATTAgctactttttttataaaacacagCAAGAACAAATAGAAGAAGTCAATAGAAATAACAGAAACAAGTTTAAGTGTCAGTTGTAACCGAATAATAAAGGACTACAAACAACAGGGAGGCCCTCCACGTTCCCTCTTGTAGCCGTAACAAGCAAGGTATAGTACCAACCGATGCTAATAAGATGAATAAATGCACACGGAGATTCCTTATTTTCTGGCTAATCTTTcctccatttatttttcttgagcaAGAACGTTAGTTATATATAGATCATTGAGTCTTCGTTGTGATCATTAACATGTGCTGAGTTTCGAGCCTTAAATGCATTGCCTTATCTGGTCTTCGTTTATGTTTTAGACAAAGGGGAGGGGACATTGGATTTTGATTTCTGATGTTTCTTTCATTAATGTTGTTGCTGTTGTCTTTATAAGTGAAGAGAATCTCAGTTGTGGAGATGGAGAGTGATCAGACTGAACATCATCATAGGTATCGTCGCAACCAGCAACATCAAGTCTTGTTGCCAACACAGTCAGGTATACGTACATGTTCTTTGTATAATTATTGGATTCAAGaagccatgatttttttttcaagatttactTCCTATTTTGGACATTTCTTGGATTCTTATGATGCGTAATGAGTCGAGGTTACCTGGGTTTTTCTAATCTTAGTTAAAGgcagtttagttttttttcggTATTAAATCCAATTCTGATATACTTTTGCAgttatttttcatgtatgaGGAGATTTGTACATTGGCACTTGAGTCCAGAGAGAAAGGGAGGAGGGAGGGAGTGGAAATGGCCACTGAAACAGACCAtcttcatcaccatcatcatcaaacCTATGGAGACAATCGGTCATGCCTAGAACTATCACCAGATAGAGAAGAATCCCAGGTATAATATTCCAATGTTTTGCctacctttttttcattttgctttgtTTCTATCTATCTGCAAACAGTTGTTTTTCATGTCCCATTAGGGTTCTTTTAATgttaaacttaattattaattaaataaaagccTCTGTTAGGATCAGTTTTCTTTACTTTTGCAGCACCATGTTGTTTTCTGTCGATTCTCTTTGCAGACAAATTGTGTATGTTCTCAAGCAAGatttaaagaaaactaaaatacttcaaaaaaaaaaagttaaagaagatTAACTTTCTTCATGGAACACAGCGCAATTTGTGTAATTTTATGttgattatttaattgattttcagaATACTATTTGAATCCTGAGGAATTTGTTTTTAGTGACAAGTAGTTTAATCAAGAGGGTAATGAGCACGAAACTTACTGCATCACGACCCTGGGCATTTACCAATGAAACCATAAATTTAAGCTGATTCAACTAGTGTACTTGCAAACTTCATACCAGAATTGCTGTAATTATTGAAAATGAAGAGTTGAGTTACTGATTGAGATGTAGAACTGCAGATAATATTGAAAGTTAGAAGTTGTTCTGTTAATTTGACCATCActgttcaatgtttttttttttaatctataatttatctttaaaatccaAAGCAGGATGCGTCAGTCTCCCAAATCATGGATTGCGGTTCCATAACTTTTGGAAGATACACTGCAGACACACTTGCATGGGAAAAATATTCTGTTTTCTCCCACAACAGATGTCAGGAGGAGTTGGAGAAATTCAAGGCACCAGGATTAGTTGCTCAGAAGAAGGCATATTTTGAggaatactataaaaaaattagagctaTGAAAGGTATGCAAGCAGAGCAAGAAACTACTCAAACTGACCCCACTCAAAATGGGCAGGAGATTACTGCACAAGAAGCaaatggtgttggtgttggtgttgaAGCGTCGAAAGAGGAAATTAATCCTAGCAACTGTAGTCCGGAAGAAACTGTTGTTGATGTTCACAGATCAAGAGAGGAAAACAAGCACAGCAATGGCTATAAAATTCAGGTGTTAGATAGTCATGCCACCGATACTATTAACCCATCTACGAGAGGCATTAATGATGGAGCAGAAGAAGAAAGTTACTTTGATGGGAACAGTGGCAGGGCTAGCAAAGAAGATGAAAAGGGGTTGTGCTTATCTGTCAGAATAACAAAACATTCTATGGAAGGTGGTTCCTCGTCATGTAGTCCATCAGTCAAAGGTAGTTCCAAAACTACCCAGAAAGAGAGCCCTGTCAGCAATGAAGTCAAGCATAGTGGAAGCCAACTGAAGAAGCAGGCATCTACTATGAGGGCAAAGGTAAACAATTAACGTTTCATTTCATGTCAACTCTCCTTTACCACTTCCAGAACTGATAATTCATGCAGGTGTTAATAATCTTCTTCTTAAATCTGCATATCATGcccatttatttcctttttgagAGATGGGCTTTTGATCTACGTTGGCCGAAGGTATCTCTATCTTGTATGCAAATACCAAAAGAGCTTTGTTTCTACATGCACTGTTGCTAGTTCCTGGTATATGGAAGATCTGTTGATCATTTGGAGATTGGAAGATACTGTTGGTTATATTTTCTCTCGTTTCTCTATTTCGCTACCCAATCACGGTGGATTGGGGGCCCTTCAACCCAAGAGTGAGGCTGAGAGTGACTACATGCAATTGTGGACGAAATAAAAGTCCCCCGGCCCTCGCCTGTCTGATTAGCcccttgcttttattttcttgaataagCTTAGTATGTTGCGTTccaagtagttgtgattgttgCACTACCAACATAGCCTGCCATGATACTGAAATGGTCTCCGGACACATTGAGCTTATGTTACTTGTTCTCTGCAATTTGTGCTAGGGCTTTGTGTTTGCACTGCCAATTACCAATGGCAATGTTCTAATTATCAATATGTGTTCTCAACCAGGGGACTGTCTCTTCTGCTGCAAACAGAACAAAGTTGGACCGCAGAATTAGCAAAGACATGGTTAAGCGATCTCAGAAGCCAAATCCATCTGTTTGTAGGGAAATTAAGAGCAAGGCAGATGCTAGTCTTGTTTCAGGCAAAAGAATTACCTCTAAGACTGCAACCAACGTAAAATCTGACCGGGTTCGATCACATAGACAACTTAGCGAAGTGCAATCCAGTACAACTGTTCTTCGTGCTTCATTAACAAAGGACAAGATGGTCTCCCTTTCTTCTAATATAAGAGGCAATCCACTTAAAACAAGTTCAACTCCCAAAAGCTTGGCATACAGGCTCCCAGCAACATCATCAGTTCTCACTCGATCTGCTCAGGTAGATCGTCTGGTCTGTGTTCACTTTGGTGTCCCAGTTTTGTCTGCTTGTTAATGATTTTCGCTGATTGTTCATCTGCATTTATATATGCAGAGAAGTTCAAAAGAGATCACCACCATTAGTCGTTTGAGAAAAATCAGTGTAGATAACAGGTTTGATTTTACCTAAGATATCTCTTCCCATTCCCACCCCTAAATCAGGTTTTTAACTTGGATAATTTTTCAGGAGCTGTGATGGATTTGGTCAGAGGTCTTTGGGGTTGAGTGGCCACCATAGTCTTCCAAAGAGTAGAGAATCTGAAAACCAGAGACCAAAAGTCATGTAATGCATCATAATTGCACCTCCCTTCCTCAAACTTTATAGCATTTCCAATTCCGAGCGAATGGCAGATGGCTATTGCCAATTGCTTCTCAGCTTCTGCTAATATGATATTAGAAACTGAATTCAATTTTTCCAACAAATATCAGGTTAAAAAATCTTTCTGACCGGAATGAATCAAATCAGAACACTGGACTTAAGTGTGGACCCATCAGTTCTGTCAAAGGACGGAGGCAGAAAAAGGTAAACCTAGTTGTGTGCCTAATATAGTCTGAAACTATGCATAGCTTATAGTCTAGTCATTTTGATTCTAAACCCTTACTTATTGCTAGACTGGCTCATCCTCTAAGCTACCAGCTAGCATCATTTTACGATTATACTGTTTTCTATCAATttcaattgttattttcttgttgAATCTGCATGATCCATGTTCGCATGATAATTTCTTCTGACACTTCTGGATTGTCATGTATCTGGTTTTCAAGTTTGTCTGGTATCTGATATTTTTGTCTGTTTCAGCTAATGACCATCGTTTTGTTTCGTCCATTTAGTGAAAGTTTTACTTCCACTTGACGCATACATTTTCCGATATCTG
Coding sequences within:
- the LOC7475766 gene encoding protein WVD2-like 7 isoform X2 gives rise to the protein MYEEICTLALESREKGRREGVEMATETDHLHHHHHQTYGDNRSCLELSPDREESQDASVSQIMDCGSITFGRYTADTLAWEKYSVFSHNRCQEELEKFKAPGLVAQKKAYFEEYYKKIRAMKGMQAEQETTQTDPTQNGQEITAQEANGVGVGVEASKEEINPSNCSPEETVVDVHRSREENKHSNGYKIQVLDSHATDTINPSTRGINDGAEEESYFDGNSGRASKEDEKGLCLSVRITKHSMEGGSSSCSPSVKGSSKTTQKESPVSNEVKHSGSQLKKQASTMRAKGTVSSAANRTKLDRRISKDMVKRSQKPNPSVCREIKSKADASLVSGKRITSKTATNVKSDRVRSHRQLSEVQSSTTVLRASLTKDKMVSLSSNIRGNPLKTSSTPKSLAYRLPATSSVLTRSAQRSSKEITTISRLRKISVDNRSCDGFGQRSLGLSGHHSLPKSRESENQRPKVMLKNLSDRNESNQNTGLKCGPISSVKGRRQKKGIDEIVAGLEPKPGLSKGTSIQRASNPKPMNKIATSQSVELTCNPRDSRQRMPSRRQRMPIWR
- the LOC7475766 gene encoding protein WVD2-like 7 isoform X1; this encodes MYEEICTLALESREKGRREGVEMATETDHLHHHHHQTYGDNRSCLELSPDREESQQDASVSQIMDCGSITFGRYTADTLAWEKYSVFSHNRCQEELEKFKAPGLVAQKKAYFEEYYKKIRAMKGMQAEQETTQTDPTQNGQEITAQEANGVGVGVEASKEEINPSNCSPEETVVDVHRSREENKHSNGYKIQVLDSHATDTINPSTRGINDGAEEESYFDGNSGRASKEDEKGLCLSVRITKHSMEGGSSSCSPSVKGSSKTTQKESPVSNEVKHSGSQLKKQASTMRAKGTVSSAANRTKLDRRISKDMVKRSQKPNPSVCREIKSKADASLVSGKRITSKTATNVKSDRVRSHRQLSEVQSSTTVLRASLTKDKMVSLSSNIRGNPLKTSSTPKSLAYRLPATSSVLTRSAQRSSKEITTISRLRKISVDNRSCDGFGQRSLGLSGHHSLPKSRESENQRPKVMLKNLSDRNESNQNTGLKCGPISSVKGRRQKKGIDEIVAGLEPKPGLSKGTSIQRASNPKPMNKIATSQSVELTCNPRDSRQRMPSRRQRMPIWR